The following are from one region of the Stigmatella ashevillena genome:
- a CDS encoding autotransporter outer membrane beta-barrel domain-containing protein produces the protein MLRHVPPLSRQGLSWACVLMLGTATGAWAQDALPPPPPTVDAAPTPERTPALPMLGISLDAGVPDGVGVSAVVRPLPWLRVHGGVTSNTLSLGLRAGASWVPLTTLVSPSLNVDVGHYFSAKYNKLVDRLGSNPLQTDAPINDVGYDYASAAVGVEVGSPQRFAAFLRIGLSYSTLKIDDAQALLQDVADDPDITATPLSLRFTSPAVKLGFLLYFF, from the coding sequence ATGCTCCGACATGTCCCCCCCTTGTCTCGCCAAGGCCTGTCCTGGGCCTGTGTGCTGATGCTGGGCACGGCCACGGGCGCCTGGGCCCAGGACGCCCTGCCGCCCCCTCCTCCGACCGTGGACGCCGCGCCCACCCCGGAGCGCACCCCCGCCCTTCCCATGCTCGGCATCTCCCTGGATGCGGGCGTTCCCGATGGCGTCGGCGTCTCCGCGGTGGTGCGGCCCTTGCCGTGGCTGCGGGTGCATGGCGGGGTGACGTCGAACACCCTGAGCCTCGGGCTGCGCGCGGGCGCCAGCTGGGTGCCTTTGACGACCCTCGTCTCCCCCTCTCTCAACGTGGACGTGGGCCACTACTTCAGCGCGAAGTACAACAAGCTCGTCGACCGGCTGGGCAGCAATCCCCTCCAGACCGACGCTCCCATCAATGATGTGGGCTATGACTACGCGAGCGCCGCCGTGGGCGTGGAGGTGGGCAGCCCCCAACGCTTCGCGGCCTTCCTGCGCATCGGCCTCAGCTACAGCACCCTGAAGATCGACGACGCGCAAGCCCTGCTCCAGGACGTCGCGGACGACCCCGATATCACCGCCACGCCCTTGTCCCTTCGCTTCACCAGCCCCGCCGTCAAGCTGGGGTTCCTCCTCTACTTCTTCTGA
- a CDS encoding phage tail protein, whose translation MAEAKVLKVRDEGPRAGALALPFRAYSFKLLMGESVQGHFAQCTGLRSRVEVIPRREDGKTVVRKLSGPVGTGAVSLNYGLSTSAELWEWFLASMEGHGQSKNVSVLMLGVDGITEVFRYELLECWLRDWECAAVDARRQQAALSRLVLSFEAIRRG comes from the coding sequence ATGGCTGAAGCCAAGGTCCTGAAGGTCAGGGATGAGGGCCCTCGCGCCGGAGCCCTGGCGCTTCCCTTCCGGGCGTACAGTTTCAAACTGCTCATGGGGGAATCTGTTCAGGGGCACTTCGCCCAATGCACGGGGCTGCGCTCCCGGGTGGAGGTCATCCCCCGGCGGGAGGATGGGAAGACCGTGGTGCGCAAGCTCTCAGGTCCGGTGGGTACGGGCGCCGTGTCGCTGAACTATGGCCTGAGTACTTCGGCTGAACTGTGGGAGTGGTTCCTTGCCTCGATGGAGGGGCACGGCCAGAGCAAGAATGTCTCCGTTCTGATGCTGGGGGTGGATGGCATCACCGAGGTGTTCCGGTACGAACTGTTGGAGTGTTGGCTTCGCGATTGGGAATGCGCGGCGGTGGATGCGCGCCGCCAGCAAGCCGCCCTCTCCCGGCTGGTTCTTTCCTTCGAGGCCATTCGCCGTGGTTGA
- a CDS encoding putative baseplate assembly protein codes for MSLPSPHLDDRTFRQLLEEAHLRMAGKCPEWASLSPHDPEKVLLEAFAHLTEMMLHRLNRLPEKAYVEFLRLLGVRLHPPSAASVALRFSLEVPAEYPVDVPRGTRVTGARGEVGTEPVVFSTAEAVRILPGASEVRVLAYHCEHVEAERVGYGTGQPGLTVKVARPPMIAPTGDGLDVVVGVEAESHELDGRAPARRHEGRLYRVWWEVDDFAYLAPNEPAYRVDRATGTITFAPAARILGDEGGLGEARALAAVPPEGRAILVWYRRGGGTLGNVSAHSLEVLEEPLAGVKVTNPRPATGGRAAETLENALVRGPQERHSLRRAITAGDFELLALRASSAVARAKAFTLAQAWAHAPAGTVQVMLVPHLPPELQGCHGEGVTAGRLRRHQGEEVRTRVQRELEARRPLGTVCQVAWARYKTVSVVARVVAQPTEDAEALKLRLLERLYRTLSPLPSMVYPGGWGFGQPLRTAQLRDLFLAEPGVRAVERVRVRVDEVPREVRALAADASQPRTFYAGGDETLFRSGNAGEGWEPVGRFPGEQVEVVEAHPSRAGWVAVAARLRGEAPVRSRVSLSRDCCETWEPATATLDEVKDLAWTVREGTPVLFIATVSGLFEWVLKPGTTPRAVLVDPAHPGMGFRAVATTFDTNGGVCVAVAAMDQSGVLLSDREGRAGTFWHIGLRGRDVRVLEVQREGPNSFLWAGLGTAHDEEAGQGCLRWELSGGEPPPGGWRAFHLGWEGGSCLSLAFSGTTVYAGTQWAGVLSQEGGPSLSMWRRPEEGVCAPVYALAAQGGGVPVLSGRPKGVFRRSRGSECDEPCSPWEFSEEVTVPSTWLLCSGFHELEVGGEDEEC; via the coding sequence ATGTCACTTCCGTCCCCCCATTTGGACGATCGCACCTTCAGGCAGCTCCTGGAGGAGGCTCACCTGCGCATGGCCGGGAAGTGTCCGGAATGGGCCTCGCTGAGCCCGCATGATCCGGAAAAGGTGCTGCTGGAGGCCTTCGCCCACCTGACGGAGATGATGCTGCACCGGCTCAACCGTCTGCCGGAGAAGGCCTACGTGGAGTTTCTTCGGCTGCTGGGAGTGCGCCTCCACCCACCCTCGGCCGCCTCGGTGGCGCTGCGCTTCAGCTTGGAGGTTCCCGCCGAATATCCGGTGGACGTTCCTCGGGGCACGCGCGTCACGGGCGCGCGGGGGGAGGTGGGCACCGAGCCAGTGGTGTTCTCCACCGCCGAGGCGGTCCGCATCCTCCCGGGGGCCTCCGAGGTCCGGGTGCTCGCCTACCACTGCGAGCACGTGGAGGCGGAGCGGGTGGGGTACGGCACCGGTCAGCCAGGGCTCACCGTGAAGGTGGCGCGGCCGCCCATGATCGCCCCCACGGGAGATGGGCTGGATGTGGTGGTGGGCGTGGAGGCGGAATCCCACGAGTTGGATGGCCGCGCGCCGGCCCGTCGGCACGAGGGCCGCCTCTACCGCGTGTGGTGGGAGGTGGACGACTTCGCGTACCTGGCACCCAACGAGCCGGCGTACCGAGTGGATCGGGCCACGGGCACCATCACCTTCGCCCCCGCGGCGCGAATCTTGGGGGACGAAGGGGGGCTGGGCGAGGCGCGGGCCTTGGCGGCCGTTCCTCCGGAGGGCCGGGCCATCCTCGTCTGGTACCGGCGGGGCGGGGGGACGTTGGGCAATGTCTCCGCCCACAGCCTGGAGGTGCTCGAGGAGCCGCTGGCCGGCGTGAAGGTGACCAATCCCCGGCCTGCCACGGGAGGCCGGGCGGCGGAGACGCTGGAGAATGCGCTGGTGCGCGGCCCGCAGGAGCGGCACTCCCTTCGGCGGGCCATCACCGCGGGGGACTTCGAGCTCTTGGCGCTGCGCGCATCGAGCGCGGTGGCGCGCGCCAAGGCGTTCACCCTGGCGCAAGCCTGGGCGCATGCGCCTGCCGGGACGGTGCAGGTGATGTTGGTGCCGCACCTGCCGCCGGAGCTTCAAGGCTGTCATGGCGAGGGGGTGACGGCGGGGCGGCTGCGCAGGCACCAGGGGGAGGAGGTGCGGACCCGGGTTCAGCGGGAGCTGGAGGCCCGCCGTCCGTTGGGCACCGTGTGCCAGGTGGCGTGGGCCCGCTACAAGACCGTGAGCGTGGTGGCGCGCGTGGTGGCGCAGCCCACGGAGGATGCGGAAGCCCTGAAGCTCCGCCTCCTGGAGCGGCTCTACCGGACCCTCTCGCCGCTGCCTTCGATGGTGTACCCGGGGGGGTGGGGCTTCGGGCAACCGCTCCGCACGGCGCAGCTCCGGGACCTCTTCCTGGCCGAGCCCGGCGTCCGCGCGGTGGAGCGGGTGCGGGTGCGGGTGGACGAGGTTCCCCGCGAGGTCCGCGCGCTGGCGGCGGATGCCTCGCAGCCGCGCACCTTTTATGCGGGAGGAGACGAGACGCTCTTCCGCTCCGGAAACGCGGGCGAGGGCTGGGAGCCCGTGGGGCGCTTCCCGGGGGAGCAGGTGGAGGTCGTGGAAGCGCACCCCTCCCGCGCGGGGTGGGTGGCGGTGGCGGCCCGCCTGCGGGGAGAGGCGCCGGTGCGCTCGCGCGTGTCCCTGTCGCGCGACTGCTGTGAGACGTGGGAGCCGGCCACCGCGACCTTGGACGAGGTGAAGGACCTGGCCTGGACGGTGCGGGAGGGCACGCCCGTGCTGTTCATCGCCACGGTGAGCGGGCTCTTCGAGTGGGTGCTCAAGCCAGGGACGACGCCCCGCGCGGTGCTCGTGGACCCCGCGCACCCGGGGATGGGGTTCCGCGCGGTGGCCACCACCTTCGACACGAACGGGGGGGTGTGCGTCGCGGTGGCGGCGATGGATCAATCGGGGGTCCTGTTGTCCGATCGGGAGGGCCGCGCGGGCACCTTCTGGCACATCGGGCTGCGAGGACGGGACGTGCGCGTGCTGGAGGTTCAGCGCGAGGGCCCGAATTCCTTCCTCTGGGCGGGGTTGGGGACGGCCCATGACGAGGAGGCCGGCCAGGGGTGCCTGCGCTGGGAGCTGTCAGGAGGAGAACCCCCTCCGGGCGGATGGCGTGCCTTCCACCTGGGATGGGAGGGCGGGAGCTGTCTGTCCCTCGCCTTCTCTGGGACCACGGTGTACGCGGGCACGCAGTGGGCGGGGGTGCTGTCCCAAGAGGGGGGCCCTTCGCTCTCCATGTGGCGGCGGCCCGAGGAGGGTGTCTGTGCGCCCGTGTATGCCCTGGCGGCGCAAGGAGGAGGGGTCCCGGTGCTGTCGGGGAGGCCGAAAGGGGTGTTCCGTCGGTCCCGGGGCAGCGAGTGCGACGAGCCTTGCTCACCCTGGGAGTTCTCGGAGGAGGTGACGGTGCCGTCGACCTGGCTCCTGTGCTCCGGCTTCCACGAGCTGGAAGTAGGAGGGGAAGATGAGGAGTGCTGA
- a CDS encoding phage tail protein has product MRSAELVQLLPNVFQRAPQMGRRWKVLLEAMEGFHAPSEAALAELDALFDPRRTPDGFVSFLARWMDLELPVTTGLGRLRELVAAGAELSQWRGTARGLLLFLSTATGRRDFELDECVLGPDGVPRAFHICLRAPEELLPHRVLLEHIIDLEKPAYVTYELHFTASEAVGQGRR; this is encoded by the coding sequence ATGAGGAGTGCTGAGCTGGTCCAGTTGCTGCCGAACGTCTTCCAGCGGGCCCCACAGATGGGCCGCCGGTGGAAGGTGTTGTTGGAGGCGATGGAGGGGTTTCACGCCCCGTCCGAGGCGGCGCTGGCGGAGCTGGACGCGCTCTTTGATCCACGCAGGACGCCGGATGGCTTCGTGTCGTTCCTGGCGCGCTGGATGGATCTCGAGCTGCCGGTGACGACGGGGCTGGGGCGGCTGCGGGAGTTGGTGGCGGCCGGGGCGGAGTTGTCCCAGTGGCGAGGCACGGCGCGAGGGCTGTTGCTCTTTCTGTCCACGGCCACGGGACGCCGGGACTTCGAGCTGGATGAGTGCGTCCTGGGGCCGGACGGAGTGCCCCGGGCCTTTCACATCTGCCTGCGCGCCCCCGAGGAGCTGCTGCCGCACCGCGTGCTGCTCGAGCACATCATTGACCTGGAGAAGCCGGCCTACGTCACCTATGAGTTGCACTTCACGGCCTCCGAGGCGGTAGGACAGGGCCGCCGGTAG